TGCGGCGGTTCGTTTGCAACGGTAAACTGCGCTGCGCTGCGGTTCAGGCTGTAAGTCTCGGAACGGTCCGGCTTATAGATGGCGATCTCGACCTGATACGCACCTTGTGGAGCATCCGCAGGGACGGTCCAGCTTACCGGGAACGTCTTCGGCTGACCCGCTTCGAATGTCGCGCTGAACGGCGTTGTCAAAGCTTTCGAGCCGTCCGGACGGATCAAGCTGATCTCCGCCAGCGCGCTGGCATAAGTGCTCGCGGTTACGGTTGCGGCAACAACGACGTTTCCGCCCGGCTGGACGTAATCCGGAGCCGCTTCGGCGCTGCTCGTGAAGCTGAGCACCGGTGCGCCTTTCGTCACCGTCACATTTGTCGCCCCTGCCTGCCACGTATACATACCGTTCCAACCTGCGCCGAACAAACCGAAGCTGACGATGTATTTGCCCTCCGGCAGAGCAGCCGGCACGTTCCACGTAAAAGGCACCGCCTTTTTTTCACCCGCGTTTAATTTCACGTTATCGGTGAACACCTGATGCACTTTTTTCAGCGAGGCGTCGAATATTTCCAAGTCGACGAGAATGGACGTAGTTTCGGAAGAAGTGACGTACACATTGAAGCCCGCCGTTCCCCCTGCCGCTACCGTGGACGGCAACGCCTCCGCTGATGTTTGAAAAGCTGGCGCTGCAGCGGCGCGTTCAGGCAGCTGCATCAAGACAAAGCTTTGCAGAACCAGTACGGCGGCAAGCAACAGCGCCATGAAGCGTCTTCCGCCGCTTTTTTGCAAATAAGACATGATTTGTTCTCCTCTCTTCAATTTCAAGTGACGAGTCATATCCTACCGCAATTTTCAAAGCAATACTGTTTGACAATTCACATTTTCAGGAAATAGTTCTATCGTCGCAAAAGTCATAAAAAACATTCCAGCAGCTGGTAATAGCGAATTTTGGCTTGATCGACGTTGGCGATGCCGTATTCCCGATAAAATTCGGAGAGGTATTCCTCTCCGTAATTACGAACAATGCTTTTGGCCGCCACCGCCAGGTCGAAATATTTGTCCGCCAACCCGCAGCTGCCCAAGTCGATGAAACCGCTGATTCGTCCGTCCTGCACCATGACGTTTGGCATGCTGTAGTCACCGTGATTGACGACGACTTCGTCTTCCATCTCCGTCCTGCCTGCTTCGAGCCGGTCAAAAAGGCGTTCCGGCTCCTGACCCGGATATTTTTCACCAAGGTGTTCCAGGTCCAGCGTCCCGTTCAACAAGTTATCTCTCGCGATGGCAAGCCGGGTGCTCAGCGTATGATTGAAAGGGCAATCTTCCGCCGGCAAGCGGTGAAAGCTCTTCAATCCTTGCGCCGCAAGGCGTACGAGACCGGAAAGATCGCCCCCCCACCGCGCTTTGTCAGCCGCATCGAAACCGGCCACCGCCGTGCTGACCATGTATTCGAAACCGGCTGCTTCGTCGTAAAACAATACCCGCGGAGCAGATATTTTTCCCTCCAGCCAATCCATCCGCAGCTTCGCCGCAAACAGCGGCTCCCGGCTCGGTACCGGACATATTTTCAGAAATGCCGCCGATCCGTCCTGCTGATCAAGCCGATATGTGGAGGCTCCGGAGTAAGGAGCGTAGATAGGCGACCAAACGCACGCTTCCGTCATCCGCTTCAGCTTCTCCGGCATATGCTGCCGCCATGGTTGATACTGATCGTTATTCATCATTTGCCCCCCAGCCACGATCCGCTCATGGACCAAGCAAGTATATTTTTCCTGAATTCTATCAACTCTTCCTCGGATCCGAAAATGATTATGCCGGAATAACCCGAAGATCCCGGGTCCAGCAGTTGACCGATTATCTCTTCATCCAGATAAGGGTTTCCTGCTATAAACTCGTCGATTTCCCGATCGGTCGGCTCGCCCTCGATAAATCTGTCCGGGCCGCCGCGATTGTCGCTTACCGCCTTTCGGCGCTGCTCCATCGAATGCTCCATGATCTCCGAGACAATGCCCCGCAGATCGGCTGCAGTCAGCTGCTTCATTGTCCTTTCGCACCTCTTTGAATCTGCGAATCTATTAAAGCTATCCGGCCGACTTACTGAAGGAATAGGCAAACTCCGCCCGGCGGACAGCCAGTTCGAAAAGCTCGACGTCCGGCATCGCCCGCTGCTTGGCAACGCGGATGACCTTCTCGATATCGTAGCTGACGCGGCGGATTTGCACGCTCATATTTGCACCTTGAATATCTACGATCGAGTAACTGGCGCGATTATCCCCGTCAAAAGGGAGGCCGATGCTTCCGCAATTCACGATCGTTCTGCCCCCGGCGTTTCGCGTAAACGCATGATGAATATGCCCGAAGCATACGAGCCGGGTCGCTTCGTGCCGATGGAGAGCAGCCAGCTCCTCCGGCGGCGCCCACGGCCAAACGATTTTGGCCAGCGCTCCCGGCGCGGCATGATAAAGCTCCGTCTGCATATCGTCTGCAAAAAAAGTATGTTCCGCCGGCCAGCCGCCGATCCATCTCTGCTCCGCCGACGACAGAAGCCGTTTGTTGTATTCGAACGATCTGACGTTCATCGCTTCCTTGTCGTTTTTCGGCTGCCAATCGGAAACCTCGGCATACCTCGCAAAATAATCGTCGTGGTTTCCGCGGATCGACACAAGCGGGTTGAGCCCGCTTAGCAGCTCGGCGCATTCCGCCGGCTGAGGCCCGCGCATCACCAAATCGCCGAGAAAAACGACGGCATCCGGACTTTGTTCCCGCAAATCGCGAATGACCTCTTCAAACGCAACGGCATTTCCATGTGTATCCGAAATCATGGCAAGACGCATTGTACCGGCTCCTTCTGCAACCGAATGGAAACGATTATAGGCGCAGGAATATAATTCCATGGATTATTATACCGAATGTACGTTCGTTTCTCAAGGGACCGTTTATGAAAACATTTTGTTCAGCACCGGTATTCGCCTTATATCTTTGCTTCGCAGCGTTTTCGTCGCGATCAGGGCGCTAACGTATACGAGGAAAGCCATGCCCGCCGAAGCGGCCACATCCCATGCGAGCTGAACCCCCGAATTTCGCAAAAAAGCAAACGTCGCCTGTCCGCAAAGCGCTGTCGCCGCGAGGCAAATCCCTACCTTGGCCAAATAACGCGCGTCCACGGAAAACCCGATGTAACCGGATACCGAAAAAAAGTTAAGCAAGGTGATGACGCAAATGCCGAAATTCATGCCGAGCGCCACGCCGTAAATCCCCCAATGCGAGCCGAAAATGTAAATCGCGATCGCTTTGAGCAGCGTCGCCATGATGAAGTTCCACATCGCCGTCTTGATTTTGCCGAGACCAAGCAGAATAGCGTGAAGCGGAGCTTCGAAATATTGCAGAAAATATACCGGCGCCAGCAGCTTTAGCAAATTGCCCGCCTCCGGCGCACGGTAAAACATCGTCGTCAGAGG
The window above is part of the Paenibacillus hamazuiensis genome. Proteins encoded here:
- a CDS encoding APH(3') family aminoglycoside O-phosphotransferase encodes the protein MNNDQYQPWRQHMPEKLKRMTEACVWSPIYAPYSGASTYRLDQQDGSAAFLKICPVPSREPLFAAKLRMDWLEGKISAPRVLFYDEAAGFEYMVSTAVAGFDAADKARWGGDLSGLVRLAAQGLKSFHRLPAEDCPFNHTLSTRLAIARDNLLNGTLDLEHLGEKYPGQEPERLFDRLEAGRTEMEDEVVVNHGDYSMPNVMVQDGRISGFIDLGSCGLADKYFDLAVAAKSIVRNYGEEYLSEFYREYGIANVDQAKIRYYQLLECFL
- a CDS encoding metallophosphoesterase family protein, giving the protein MRLAMISDTHGNAVAFEEVIRDLREQSPDAVVFLGDLVMRGPQPAECAELLSGLNPLVSIRGNHDDYFARYAEVSDWQPKNDKEAMNVRSFEYNKRLLSSAEQRWIGGWPAEHTFFADDMQTELYHAAPGALAKIVWPWAPPEELAALHRHEATRLVCFGHIHHAFTRNAGGRTIVNCGSIGLPFDGDNRASYSIVDIQGANMSVQIRRVSYDIEKVIRVAKQRAMPDVELFELAVRRAEFAYSFSKSAG